One Saccharomyces eubayanus strain FM1318 chromosome VIII, whole genome shotgun sequence genomic window carries:
- the GCY1 gene encoding glycerol 2-dehydrogenase (NADP(+)) GCY1, protein MSAILHYSTKTLSLNTGAKIPQVGLGTWQSKDNDAYKSVVAALKDGYRHIDTAAIYGNEDQVGQAIKDSGVPREEIFVTTKLWCTQHHEPAKALDQSLKRLGLEYIDLYLMHWPVRLDPNYVKDGNVLSVPTKADGSRPVDITNWNFIKTWELMQELPKTNKVKAVGVSNFSINNLKDLLASPGNQLTPAANQVELHPLLPQNELIDFCKSKGIMVEAYSPLGSTNAPLLKEPVVLEIAKKNNVQPGHVVISWHAQRGYVVLPKSVNPDRIKTNRKVFTLSDEDFEAINNISKEKGEKRVVHPDWSPFEAFK, encoded by the coding sequence ATGTCTGCAATTTTACACTACTCTACGAAAACTTTATCTCTGAATACTGGTGCCAAAATTCCTCAAGTGGGTTTAGGTACGTGGCAATCGAAGGACAATGATGCTTACAAGTCGGTCGTGGCTGCTTTGAAAGACGGCTATAGGCACATCGACACTGCTGCTATTTACGGTAATGAAGACCAAGTCGGCCAAGCTATCAAGGACTCAGGTGTTCCTCGTGAAGAAATCTTCGTTACCACGAAGTTATGGTGTACGCAACACCACGAGCCTGCGAAGGCCCTAGATCAATCCTTAAAAAGACTAGGTTTGGAATACATCGATTTGTATCTGATGCATTGGCCTGTCCGCTTAGACCCAAACTATGTTAAAGATGGTAACGTCTTGAGTGTACCAACTAAAGCAGATGGCTCTCGTCCAGTAGACATCACTAATTGGAATTTTATCAAGACCTGGGAGTTGATGCAAGAGCTGCCCAAAACCAATAAGGTGAAGGCGGTTGGTGTCTCTAACTTTTCTATAAACAACCTGAAGGACCTACTGGCATCCCCAGGTAACCAGCTCACGCCAGCTGCTAATCAAGTGGAGCTACACCCATTATTGCCTCAGAATGAATTAATCGATTTTTGTAAGAGTAAAGGTATTATGGTTGAAGCTTATTCCCCATTGGGTAGCACTAATGCTCCACTATTGAAAGAACCGGTGGTTCTTGaaattgcaaagaaaaacaatgtACAACCAGGCCACGTGGTCATTAGCTGGCATGCACAGAGGGGTTATGTTGTATTGCCCAAATCCGTCAATCCCGATAGAATCAAGACGAACCGTAAAGTGTTCACTTTATCTGACGAGGACTTTGAGGCCATAAATAATATctcaaaggaaaaaggcGAAAAGAGAGTTGTCCATCCAGACTGGTCTCCATTTGAAGCATTTAAGTAG
- the PFY1 gene encoding profilin — MALQPNEIGEIVQGFDNPAGLQSNGLHIQGQKFMLLRADDRSIYGRHDAEGVICVRTKQTVLIAHYPPTVQAGEATKIVEQLADYLIGVQY, encoded by the coding sequence ATGGCTTTACAACCAAATGAAATTGGAGAAATTGTTCAAGGTTTCGACAACCCAGCCGGTTTACAAAGCAATGGTTTGCATATCCAAGGGCAAAAGTTTATGTTGCTGAGAGCAGATGATAGAAGTATCTATGGTAGACATGATGCCGAAGGTGTTATTTGTGTAAGAACAAAGCAAACCGTTTTAATCGCACATTATCCACCAACTGTACAAGCCGGTGAAGCCACTAAGATCGTTGAACAATTGGCTGATTACTTGATCGGTGTTCAATACTGA
- the LEO1 gene encoding Paf1-complex subunit LEO1, whose amino-acid sequence MSSETPVDQSQNEQAVGDLGVTPNNTIEEKPDVTQDNSDEKINNQDEEEEEEEEAELDDLFGDDDDDDDDDVDNDGKGSENENSNNDKSGNSDEESANHREHHRESLGLDDDEAEEQAMYTRKFYGEDANDFSDQDEAAHTFKEENVELVRHIIPSKANVNETVSHNEIFYARIPNFLTIDPVPFDPPSFEASVNERANNSTSKEDQLDDRLIDENTVRWRYSRDNDQHVFKESNTQIVQWSDGSYSLKVGEEYTDILVNDTSNTFLTVSHDQQELMQCYEGGEINKTLMFIPTSTSSKIHQKLSKAVVRKNQRQNQGPGTYIINMDPEVEKRELEKKQSQILRDRRKRQLKEKEKQESPDVGFETAFRKQSSPTAYGATRRNEYEEDDFLVDDDEEEGEFDDDDDNEEEEEEEEEVDEDNAARLRNLKREGAAMYREEGGDDESNESKRRRVAVIEDDEDED is encoded by the coding sequence ATGTCATCTGAAACTCCGGTAGATCAATCGCAGAATGAGCAGGCTGTTGGCGACTTAGGAGTAACTCCTAATAATacaattgaagaaaaaccagATGTCACACAAGATAATAgcgatgaaaaaataaacaaccaagacgaagaggaagaagaagaggaagaggcGGAATTAGATGACCTGTTTggagatgatgatgatgatgatgatgatgatgttgaTAATGACGGGAAGGGGTCAGAGAAtgaaaatagtaataatgataaaagtGGGAATAGCGATGAGGAAAGTGCCAACCATAGAGAACATCACAGAGAAAGTCTCGGATTGGACGATGATGAAGCAGAAGAACAAGCTATGTATACACGTAAGTTTTATGGTGAAGATGCCAATGACTTTTCTGACCAAGATGAGGCCGCACATactttcaaagaagagaatgTAGAACTTGTTAGACATATTATTCCAAGTAAGGCTAATGTAAATGAAACGGTGTCTCataatgaaattttttatgcCAGAATTCCGAACTTTCTAACGATTGATCCAGTTCCGTTTGACCCTCCAAGCTTTGAGGCCAGCGTTAACGAAAGAGCCAATAATTCAACCTCTAAGGAAGACCAACTGGATGACCGTCTTATCGATGAAAACACAGTTAGATGGAGATATTCCCGTGACAATGACCAACACGTTTTTAAAGAATCGAATACACAAATCGTCCAATGGTCGGATGGTTCATATTCTCTAAAAGTTGGTGAAGAGTATACGGACATATTGGTCAATGATACAAGTAATACATTTTTAACGGTGTCGCACGACCAACAAGAACTAATGCAATGCTACGAAGGAGGAGAAATTAACAAGACATTAATGTTCATTCCAACATCCACCAGTTCGAAAATACATCAGAAGTTGAGTAAAGCTGTTGTAAGAAAGAACCAAAGGCAAAACCAAGGTCCTGGTACATATATTATCAATATGGATCCCGaagtagaaaaaagagaactggaaaagaaacaaagcCAAATCCTAAGAGACAGAAGGAAAAGACaactcaaagaaaaagagaaacaagaaTCTCCAGATGTTGGTTTTGAAACTGCATTCAGAAAACAGAGCTCCCCTACTGCATATGGAGCCACCAGAAGAAACGAGTACGAAGAAGACGACTTTTTAGtcgacgatgatgaagaagagggtGAAtttgatgacgatgatgacaacgaggaggaagaagaagaagaagaagaagtcgACGAAGACAATGCGGCACGCTTAAGAAACttaaaaagagaaggtGCGGCAATGTATAGAGAGGAAGGAGGAGATGACGAAAGTAACGAGAGCAAGAGAAGAAGGGTTGCCGTCATCGaggacgatgaagatgaggacTAG
- the UBP2 gene encoding ubiquitin-specific protease UBP2 — translation MPKEDNELQNAIEGDQNQLSNYEKDHTVDKANTIDDCPLYETSTSQQSTSVDVDDGKHLLYPNIATYLPLKTSDRLLDDILCDTAFLNSTDPRVIEMGLKTSGILKKSMLSYSNFRSGIRPNALGSLTDQVVLQTKTEYDSISCPQYNKIQVLQAVILNPSLTEQQIAGFDDIVKIPIYHLKVTVKIRQELERLKKHVGVTQFHALDRLHEHDLVDLPTFDSSDPNLKDYGIYVSDDTNKLILVEIFNPEFNSPEERDSFTTAAIQKRYNDLCLENESLNENEIPSQPDCFYTLFKIFKGPLARRSTAEPIKTIDSGNLVLNTHLNPEWLTSKYGFQASSEIDEETNESFTEYVPPDMVDYVGDWKIRKIRESYVRKCLQLIFWGQLSASLLAPNSLLKNTKSVKGLSSIQTSFSILPWFQLLGESRARILLNFNEQAHSPLDAEPHFINLSVSHYYTDRDIIRNYEALSSLDPENIGLYFDALTYIANRKGAYQIIAYCGKQDIIGQEALENALMVFKIDPKEYNIAELNEATLLSIYKFETSNKNKATSNHLTNLKNALRLLAKYTKSNKLKFYVDHEPYRALSQAYDTLAIDESVDEDIIKTAYSIKINDSPGLKLDCDRALYTIAISKRSLDLFNFLTDECPQFLNYYGPEKLDYQEALKLLQVNENASDETILKIFKGKWFDENVYEPDQFLILKAALTKISIERNSNLITNFLLTGTVDPNSLPPENWPTGINNIGNTCYLNSLLQYYFSIAPLRSYILNYQKTINNFNDHLSNSGHVRRIGGREISESEVERSIQFIHQLRNLFYAMVHSQQRCVTPSKELAYLAFAPSNVEVEFEVEDKKESKGTTNLKEEEPRGANVITEQNPNLIDLEVDENLNGDVEKHQNNDEKAESNDDEIVMSDDAPDLASPTRVAKISSDQLENALEMGRQQDVTECIGNVLFQIESGSEPIRYDEDNEQYDLIKQLFYGTTKQCIVPLSATDKVRTKVERFLSLLVNIGDHPKDIYDAFDSYFKDEYLTMEEYGDVKRTVAVTTFPTILQVQIQRVYYDRERFMPFKSIEPLPFKEVIYMDRYADTDNLTLLAKKEETEQLKQKLNDMKNRQRELLNRDGSGLTRKDAFLETVKLLESSIVENTVLNTEDKKNVIKTLKNKVTNIDNELMSLYNDINSLEDKISHQFDDFKEYGYSLFSVFIHRGEASYGHYWIYIKDRNQNGVWRKYNDETISEVPEEEVFNFNEGNTATPYFLVYVKQGQEADIEPLKRILE, via the coding sequence ATgccaaaagaagataatgaGCTTCAAAATGCAATCGAGGGTGATCAAAATCAACTATCCAATTACGAAAAAGACCATACTGTTGACAAAGCTAATACTATAGATGACTGTCCACTATATGAAACAAGCACAAGTCAACAGTCAACTAGTGTGGACGTTGACGATGGGAAGCATTTACTGTATCCAAATATTGCCACCTATTTACCTTTGAAGACTTCCGACAGGCTTTTGGACGATATACTTTGTGATACCGCTTTTCTTAATTCGACAGATCCACGTGTAATAGAAATGGGTCTGAAAACCTCCGGTATTTTAAAGAAGTCTATGCTTTCCTACTCGAACTTTAGAAGCGGAATCCGTCCAAATGCATTAGGCTCTTTAACTGATCAAGTGGTCCTTCAAACCAAAACTGAATACGATTCTATCTCGTGCCCACAATACAACAAGATACAAGTCTTACAGGCCGTCATTTTGAATCCTTCATTAACCGAACAGCAAATTGCAGGTTTTGATGATATTGTTAAAATTCCCATTTATCATCTGAAAGTCACTGTGAAGATTCGTCAAGAATTGGAACGGTTGAAAAAGCACGTGGGTGTTACTCAATTTCACGCACTCGACCGTTTGCATGAACATGACTTAGTAGATTTGCCAACTTTTGATTCTTCTGACCCAAATTTAAAGGATTATGGTATCTATGTTTCCGATGACACGAATAAACTGATCTTAGTTGAAATCTTCAACCCAGAATTTAATTCACCTGAAGAACGCGACAGCTTTACAACTGCCGCCATTCAAAAAAGATACAATGATTTGTGTCTAGAAAACGAATCATTGAACGAGAATGAAATACCATCCCAGCCTGATTGCTTCTACACACtctttaaaatattcaaagGACCACTGGCAAGGAGAAGTACTGCTGAACCTATAAAGACTATTGACTCAGGAAATTTAGTTTTAAACACACACTTGAATCCTGAGTGGTTAACATCGAAATATGGATTTCAAGCCAGCTCagaaattgatgaagaaacaaacGAATCATTTACTGAATATGTTCCTCCTGATATGGTGGATTATGTAGGTGATTGGAAGATCAGGAAAATTCGTGAATCATATGTGAGAAAGTGTTTACAACTTATATTCTGGGGTCAATTATCCGCTTCGTTATTGGCGCCGAATtcccttttgaaaaacacCAAAAGTGTCAAGGGATTATCTTCTATACaaacttctttttctatattaCCGTGGTTTCAATTGTTAGGAGAATCAAGAGCAAGAATTTTACTAAATTTTAACGAACAGGCTCATTCGCCCCTGGACGCAGAACCACATTTTATTAATCTTTCCGTTTCACATTATTATACTGATAGAGACATAATCAGAAACTATGAAGCGTTATCCTCTTTAGATCCTGAGAACATTGGATTATATTTTGACGCATTGACTTATATTGCAAATAGGAAGGGCGCCTATCAAATAATTGCTTATTGTGGAAAACAAGACATTATTGGTCAGGAAGCTTTGGAGAACGCTTTGatggttttcaaaattgacCCAAAGGAGTACAATATCGCCGAGTTAAATGAAGCGACTTTACTGtctatatataaatttgaaacttctaacaagaacaaagcAACTTCCAATCATCtaacaaatttgaaaaatgctCTTAGACTGCTGGCAAAATATACTAAATCCAACAAATTAAAGTTTTACGTCGACCATGAGCCATACAGAGCCTTATCTCAAGCATACGACACACTTGCAATTGATGAATCagttgatgaagatattatAAAAACTGCATATTCAATTAAGATTAATGATTCACCAGGACTGAAGTTGGATTGCGACAGAGCGCTTTACACAATTGCGATCAGTAAAAGAAGCCTCGActtattcaattttttaacaGATGAATGTCCACAATTTTTAAATTATTATGGTCCAGAAAAACTTGATTATCAAGAGGCATTAAAGCTTTTGCAAGTCAACGAAAATGCTTCTGACGAAACAAtactgaaaattttcaaagggAAGTGGTTTGACGAAAATGTTTATGAGCCGGACCAATTTCTTATTTTGAAGGCAGCGTTGACTAAAATCAGTAtagaaagaaattcaaatctaaTCACCAATTTCCTACTAACTGGTACAGTAGATCCAAATTCTTTGCCTCCAGAAAACTGGCCAACGGGTATTAATAACATTGGAAATACCTGTTATTTAAATTCTTTGCTACAATACTATTTCTCTATTGCGCCCCTAAGAAGTTATATATTGAATTAccaaaaaacaataaacaaTTTTAATGACCATCTTTCTAATAGTGGCCATGTTCGAAGAATTGGTGGAAGGGAAATCAGTGAAAGCGAAGTAGAAAGATCTATTCAATTCATACATCAACTTCGCAATCTTTTCTATGCAATGGTGCATTCACAGCAAAGATGCGTAACTCCGTCAAAAGAACTGGCCTATCTAGCCTTTGCCCCAAGTAATGTCGAAGTAGAGTTTGAAGtggaagataaaaaagaaagcaaaggCACcacaaatttgaaagaggAAGAACCGCGAGGTGCAAACGTTATAACCGAACAAAATCCGAATTTAATTGATTTGGAAGTGGATGAAAACCTTAACGGTGATGTCGAAAAACATCAGaacaatgatgaaaaagcCGAATcgaatgatgatgaaatagTTATGAGCGACGATGCCCCAGATTTGGCTTCACCTACGCGTGTGGCAAAAATTAGCTCAGATCAATTGGAGAATGCTTTGGAGATGGGTAGACAACAAGACGTTACAGAATGTATAGGGAATGTGTTGTTTCAAATAGAAAGTGGTTCAGAGCCTATTAGAtatgatgaagacaatGAGCAATATGACTTAATCAAGCAGCTATTTTATGGTACTACCAAACAATGTATTGTTCCGTTATCTGCAACAGATAAAGTCCGTACAAAAGTTGAAAGGTTCCTCTCGTTATTGGTAAATATTGGTGATCATCCTAAGGATATTTATGACGCATTTGATTCTTATTTTAAGGATGAATATTTGACAATGGAAGAGTACGGGGATGTCAAACGTACAGTCGCCGTGACGACTTTTCCTACTATTTTGCAAgtgcaaattcaaagagtttATTACGATCGTGAGAGGTTCATGCCATTTAAATCTATCGAGCCCTTGCCGTTCAAGGAAGTTATTTACATGGACAGATACGCTGATACAGATAACCTTACTTTGTTagccaaaaaagaagaaacagaacaattaaagcaaaaattgaatgataTGAAAAACAGACAAAGGGAACTGTTGAATCGTGATGGATCAGGATTAACAAGAAAGGATGCATTCTTAGAAACCGTTAAATTATTAGAATCAAGTATTGTCGAAAACACGGTTTTGAATACcgaagataagaaaaacgTGATAAAGACGTTGAAAAACAAGGTTACTAATATTGACAATGAATTGATGAGTTTATACAATGATATAAACAGTTTGGAGGATAAAATAAGCCATCAATTTGACGATTTCAAGGAATACGGATACTCGCTATTTTCCGTTTTCATTCATCGAGGCGAGGCCAGTTATGGTCATTACTGGATATATATTAAGGACCGAAACCAGAACGGTGTTTGGAGAAAATACAATGACGAAACCATCAGTGAAGTTCCAGAAGAGGAagtttttaatttcaacGAAGGCAATACCGCGACTCCTTATTTCCTGGTATATGTCAAGCAAGGACAAGAAGCTGACATTGagcctttgaaaagaatctTGGAGTAG
- the CAT5 gene encoding putative monooxygenase CAT5 produces the protein MLSRISVFRPASRSFSVLSSLMITEPTLTKLAEKPEHAVKSENLSDAQAAFLDRVIRVDQAGELGADYIYAGQYFVLAHRFPHLKPVLKHMWDQEVHHHNTFNNLQLKRRVRPSLLTPFWKVGAFAMGAGTALISPEAAMACTEAVETVIGGHYNGQLRNLANQFDLERTDGTKGPSEEVQSLTSTIRQFRDDELEHLDTAIKHNSYMAIPYTVIXKGIKTICRVAIWSAERI, from the coding sequence ATGCTGTCTCGAATTTCAGTCTTCAGGCCAGCTAGCCGGAGTTTCTCTGTCCTGTCATCATTAATGATAACAGAACCCACTTTAACAAAGCTTGCCGAAAAACCAGAACATGCTGTCAAGTCCGAGAACTTATCCGACGCACAAGCTGCCTTCTTGGATCGTGTTATTCGTGTTGACCAAGCCGGTGAGTTGGGTGCAGACTACATCTACGCTGGCCAGTACTTCGTATTGGCTCATAGATTTCCTCATTTGAAACCTGTGTTAAAGCACATGTGGGACCAAGAGGTACATCATCATAACACGTTCAATAACTTGCAGCTAAAAAGGAGAGTTAGGCCTTCCTTATTAACGCCATTTTGGAAAGTAGGAGCCTTTGCAATGGGGGCTGGTACCGCATTGATTTCTCCAGAAGCAGCGATGGCGTGTACTGAGGCTGTTGAAACGGTCATTGGAGGCCACTACAACGGCCAGTTGCGAAACCTGGCCAACCAATTCGATCTGGAAAGAACCGACGGAACAAAGGGTCCGAGTGAGGAAGTCCAGTCCTTGACTTCTACCATCCGACAATTCCGGGACGATGAATTAGAGCATTTGGATACAGCTATCAAGCATAATTCTTACATGGCAATTCCCTATACAGTTATCRCTAAGGGTATAAAAACTATTTGTAGAGTTGCCATCTGGAGTGCTGAGAGAATTTAA
- the IAH1 gene encoding isoamyl acetate-hydrolyzing esterase, which yields MEYEKFLLFGDSITEFAFNTRPTEDDKDYYALGAALVNEYTRKMDILQRGFKGYNSKWALKVLPEILNNEPNIAMATIFFGANDACLAGPQCVPLLEFVDNIGQMVSVMKAHHVLPIIVGPALVDREKWEKARADETALGYVRTNENFTVYSDALAKLADDEKIPFVDLNKAFQKIDGDAWKSLLTDGLHFSGEGYKIFHDELIEAIEAHYPQYHPNNMEYKLTDWRDVLDDGSNILS from the coding sequence ATGGAATACGAGAAGTTTCTATTGTTCGGGGATTCCATCACTGAATTTGCATTCAATACTAGGCCCACAGAGGATGATAAAGATTATTATGCTCTTGGAGCCGCGTTGGTTAACGAGtatacaagaaaaatggaCATCCTTCAGCGAGGATTCAAAGGGTACAACTCCAAGTGGGCACTGAAGGTTCTTCCTGAAATCTTAAACAACGAGCCCAACATTGCCATGGCCACCATCTTTTTCGGTGCCAACGATGCATGCTTAGCTGGCCCTCAATGTGTGCCTCTCTTAGAATTTGTCGATAATATAGGTCAAATGGTGTCTGTCATGAAAGCTCATCACGTTCTTCCTATTATTGTAGGCCCGGCACTGGTGGATAGAGAGAAGTGGGAAAAAGCAAGGGCTGACGAAACAGCTCTCGGATATGTGCGTACCAACGAGAACTTTACAGTCTATTCTGATGCGTTAGCAAAGCTGGCCGACGACGAAAAAATCCCCTTCGTGGACTTGAATAAAGCGTTTCAAAAGATAGACGGTGATGCCTGGAAGAGCCTACTAACGGATGGACTACACTTCTCTGGGGAAGGATACAAAATCTTCCATGATGAATTGATCGAAGCCATCGAGGCACACTATCCTCAATACCATCCTAATAACATGGAATACAAACTAACAGACTGGAGAGATGTGTTGGATGACGGCTCCAACATTTTGTCTTAA
- the RGA1 gene encoding GTPase-activating protein RGA1 — translation MASTLPNEQFPSCVRCKDSITTGHAYELGCDRWHTHCFSCYKCEKPLSCESDFLVLGTGALICFDCSDSCKNCGKKIDDLAIILSSSNEAYCSDCFKCCKCGDNIADLRYAKTKRGLFCLNCHEKLLAKRKYYEEKKRRLKKNLPSLPTPVLDNDSIDVTSITAVAPKRSSSRPVSPVKKISLESESMKDIAIETNSSDIIPHFITGYDDSDDNSGSSKFGSNISIDIIEPQQDSAEHAKDEKVEEVKVHSRNASLDIALDATPSHKVLLGNTEPPSRSKILLNKTPLRNSSGQYVAKSPSSYRQGIVVNDSFEENNQVEPPNDGSRTASELLSSVLHSPVSVNMKDSEGLDLDLFNARSVSHMAPSLSMNGLNNIRGEKSQSQTVGVKGDRNSNDLISTQQQQAAKSSSHSNDNGNNKKISRSLSRRSKDLMYNLKSKATSKQDNSIKLSPASKPSSRGSQELLREFDTHPSLGTTSTNSNYIDTLVKNQKNLNPKGSADSSIPKTNSDIGHSADELNYLGIKSPSPIGHLLQSPATPSNVSMYRTPPLESSLTFDRMNGSSYSNHNHSLPSWQNTPKTQLEKKGNLEGQSNESKDRSSFDKEITAAELHLKKLNINLKELESQREQLMKEINEMKSTKETLRQHIEAFNIERSKLYLDSSDSSENPPTIKETGLDGLSPMRHVATTSSVTRSSVKPKFWKFFSSTKPQAEQSIQGTNTSNLNSVIKAAPVLHSVPLATSNSGRIEISPPVLQNPNEFSDVKLVPIENSGSMALNKDTEDYSDGSNLYGSTLVARCNYEKNKIPMLLSVCIDFIEANEENMKSEGIYRKSGSQLVIEEIERQFSLWQVQHDNEIPNILTDQDLNAVTGVLKRYLRKLPNPIFTFQVYEPLMNLVKSRKMMETLPFTGGKLSLDSRNSDNYTTSVSALKSILERLPKEHHRVLRVLSEHIEKVTKYSDWNRMTLNNLALVFAPGLIRDFSGEKDIIDMKERNYIVAFILVNYRELLA, via the coding sequence ATGGCGTCAACCTTGCCCAACGAACAATTTCCCTCGTGTGTGCGGTGCAAAGATTCTATAACCACTGGGCACGCGTATGAGCTAGGTTGTGATAGATGGCACACGCATTGTTTCTCATGCTATAAATGTGAGAAACCATTAAGTTGTGAATCTGATTTTCTAGTACTTGGAACTGGTGCCTTAATTTGTTTCGATTGTTCCGATTCATGCAAAAATTGTGGTAAGAAAATTGACGATCTGGCCATTATATTGTCTTCGTCAAATGAAGCTTATTGTTCAGATTGTTTCAAATGTTGCAAGTGTGGTGATAATATTGCTGATTTGCGATACGCAAAGACCAAGCGGGGCTTATTCTGTTTAAATTGCCACGAGAAGCTATTAGCCAAAAGGAAATATTAcgaggagaaaaaaagacgacttaaaaaaaatttgccCAGTCTTCCTACTCCCGTGCTTGACAATGATTCTATTGATGTAACTTCAATTACGGCAGTTGCACCCAAAAGGTCATCTAGTAGACCTGTATCACCGGTTAAGAAAATATCCTTAGAGTCCGAATCTATGAAAGATATAGCAATAGAAACCAACTCGAGCGATATCATTCCGCATTTCATCACTGGGTATGATGATAGCGACGATAATTCTGGAAGTTCGAAATTCGGTTCTAATATTTCAATAGACATTATAGAACCACAGCAAGATAGCGCGGAGCATGCAAAAGATGAGAAAGTAGAAGAGGTGAAGGTGCATTCTAGAAACGCATCGCTTGACATAGCATTGGATGCTACTCCAAGTCATAAGGTCTTGTTGGGCAACACGGAACCTCCGAGCCGCTCTAAGATTTTATTAAACAAAACACCATTAAGGAATTCATCCGGACAATATGTCGCAAAATCTCCAAGTTCTTATAGACAGGGTATAGTTGTTAATGATAGCTTTGAGGAAAATAACCAGGTCGAACCTCCAAATGACGGTTCCCGAACCGCAAGTGAGCTGTTGAGCTCGGTATTACATAGCCCTGTTTCTGTTAATATGAAAGATTCGGAGGGGCTCGATTTGGATCTTTTCAATGCTAGGTCGGTCTCCCATATGGCTCCTTCACTATCAATGAATGGTTTGAATAATATCCGTGGAGAGAAAAGCCAATCACAAACTGTTGGTGTAAAAGGGGACAGAAATAGCAATGATTTGATCTCTACCCAACAACAGCAAGCAGCGAAATCTTCTTCCCACTCGAACGATAACGgaaataataagaaaatatcaaggTCACTGTCACGAAGGTCTAAAGATCTGATGTATAATCTGAAGTCTAAAGCTACAAGTAAACAAGATAATAGCATTAAGCTTTCACCTGCTTCTAAACCTTCCTCGAGAGGATCACAGGAGTTACTTAGAGAGTTTGATACGCATCCTAGTTTGGGCACTACAAGTACCAACAGCAATTATATAGACACCTTGGTgaagaaccaaaaaaaCTTAAATCCAAAGGGATCTGCTGACAGTAGTATTCCCAAAACCAATTCTGATATAGGACACAGCGCCGATGAACTGAACTATCTTGGAATAAAATCACCGTCACCAATTGGTCATTTATTACAATCACCTGCCACACCAAGTAATGTATCCATGTATCGAACCCCGCCTTTGGAAAGCTCACTAACATTCGATAGGATGAATGGATCTTCATATAGTAATCATAATCATAGTCTACCTAGTTGGCAAAATACTCCAAAGACACagttggaaaagaaaggcaaTCTCGAAGGACAAAGTAACGAATCTAAAGATAGATCGTCTTTCGATAAAGAAATCACAGCAGCTGAGTTACATTtaaagaaactaaacaTAAACTTAAAGGAACTCGAATCTCAAAGGGAGCAATTGATGAAAGAGATTAATGAAATGAAGTCTACAAAAGAAACGCTACGCCAGCATATCGAAGCCTTTAATATCGAAAGAAGTAAATTATATCTAGATTCAAGCGATTCTTCAGAGAATCCTCCTACAATAAAGGAAACTGGTCTGGACGGATTATCACCTATGAGGCATGTTGCAACCACAAGCTCTGTAACACGCAGTTCTGTTAAACCGAAATTCTGGAAGTTCTTTTCATCTACCAAGCCCCAAGCCGAGCAATCTATACAAGGTACAAATACCAGCAATCTGAATTCCGTCATCAAAGCCGCTCCAGTTTTGCATTCTGTTCCTTTAGCTACTAGCAACTCCGGTCGTATAGAAATCTCACCTCCTGTATTGCAGAATCCTAACGAATTTAGTGATGTAAAATTGGTCCCTATTGAAAATAGTGGAAGCATGGCACTAAATAAGGATACCGAAGATTATTCGGATGGAAGCAATCTGTACGGTTCAACTCTGGTTGCTAGGTGtaattatgaaaaaaacaaaataccGATGTTACTATCTGTCTGCATAGATTTTATCGAGGCAAACGAGGAAAATATGAAGTCAGAGggtatatatagaaaatCAGGGTCACAGCTAgtcattgaagaaattgaaaggCAATTCTCCCTGTGGCAGGTACAACATGATAACGAAATTCCTAATATTTTAACAGATCAAGATCTGAATGCTGTCACTGGtgtattgaaaagatatttAAGAAAGCTTCCTAATCCGATCTTCACGTTCCAAGTTTACGAACCACTAATGAACTTGGTTAAGTCCAGAAAGATGATGGAGACTTTACCATTTACGGGAGGAAAGCTATCTCTAGATTCCAGAAATTCGGATAATTATACTACCAGTGTAAGTGCCTTAAAAAGCATATTGGAAAGATTGCCAAAGGAACATCATAGGGTATTGAGGGTACTTAGTGAACATATCGAAAAGGTTACGAAATACAGTGATTGGAATCGTATGACACTTAATAACTTAGCTTTGGTTTTTGCGCCTGGTTTGATTCGTGATTTTAGTGGAGAAAAGGATATTATCGATATGAAAGAGAGAAATTATATCGTAGCATTTATTTTAGTGAACTATAGAGAGCTTTTGGCGTAG